The DNA segment GCACATAGGTAATGTTtctttctaaagcatttttataaaagtgactcaAATATCCTAATCCAACTAAGGCATAGCCCTGATTTAAAATAAGCCTCGTCTATGAAACCAGGCCTAAATCTAGCAAACATACCACCTTTAGTTCAGAGGGTTGAGGCTCAAATTTTCTCTAAGTGGAGAGTACTTGACATAATGACCAGCCTGACACCACAGCCATTACACAGAACAAACCTGCTCATTAGCTACTCAAACTGCAGCTGTTTCCCATCAGAGCTGATCTCAGTCATTTAAGACACTTCTTCTTAAGTATGACCACAGGTTTCAGGTAGATAAGTTggtttgtacttaatgtattAGTCAATAACCAATACATCtttgagtttgtttttattgggCATTGTCATGGCTTTGTTACCAAGCtgatcaacaacaacaaaaatctatTATAGATTCATAATTCAGACTTGAGTCATGACCTTAAAACGTAATCTTAAAGTGCATCGTGTtacacaatgcattttatctagTATTCATTTAAATGGATTGAAGTAGTTTTAAACGATATCGCAGCCATTCGATATCGTGTAGGACATCCTCATTCATTCTCTAGATGTTTAAATAGTTTGGTTTACACGCTCTTAAAACATATTCATTAATAAAGTAACTGAAATGTAGAAAGTtctcacagaataaaaaaatggtaTTGGTCCATTAGGTTTGTCAGGAGTCACAGGGCAACGTCTTTCTTTAGagtaaaatataaaagcaagtaaaacattcacataaaaaattaaaagtgcAATTCTTCGAAAACATATAATCAATAATCAAAACCAAAGCTAGCATGAGATTGCAGTGTGATGATAGAGATTTCCCCATGACCAGATTCATGTGTGCAAAGTGTAGTTCATCCGACACAAGCCCTCAAGTTCACATGTTTACTGTCTGAAGTAACACACATGGTCCATGGCCATTGTGATTCTGCTAGAATAGACAAATATTAAAATGGGATTCTAAATCATAGATAAAATATCAAACTTTCATTCACATCCCCCAAGATAACTGTTTATACCAGCTACTACTGACAGGGGGCGCCATTGCGTTATGAAAAAAGGCTAATCGATTTTTAGTTGTTATTTTAGACACTAAGCTCTAAAATAATTTGGAAAGATAAAATGTGAAGAATGTGTTTTTACCTCTTTGCCTGGTATCCACCCTCACACATGTTGACTAAAGCGTACAAGTGTCTCAGAGCATACTCATACTGCAACACACAGTGGAACAAAGTTAAATGCTATAGGCTTCCTAAAGTTGATAAAGGGGTTTTTAACGTgtcaatttattttgtataaataatcCGCAAAAGGTGCAGATGGGTTCAAAGGTTAGATTCTTAGAAATCACACGACACAAAACCCCAAGATTACTTTTTGTACCTCTTGCTGGTGCCAGTTGAAGCAGTGTTGCTTGTAGTGATTGACGGTGGTTTTATAACATTCATACTGTGTGAGGTCTTCACGCCCATCCAAATAATTCTGCGCTTCTTCTTTCTCCTGTACCACATGCTCCACGATTTTACGCATGGTGTTGGCAAGCAGCTCCCGCACCTACACATGCAAAAAGAAGTACATCCAACAAAACAAATggttttttttcataaacaataaaacatttcaggGATTAATGGAAAAGGTGCAACTTATAATTTTGCTTACCACCATTATAAAACCAAACTCAATTTTTTTGAATTCTCATGGTTTCATTCcctctgttcatttcacaaaacAGCAGTTTGTCATACCCATCATAGAGTGACCGATACACGGCAGCGTCTCATACCTGCAGATGTGCTTTGATTTCCTGCAGGTGAGCGTGGGCAGCATCGATATCGTTGGTCTTCATGAGTTTCCTCTTCATGATTGCAAGTGGCACATCCGGGCTGCTCATGAGGTCATGTTCCGTAATCACAGGCAAAGATACAGGCTCGCCCATCTCAACGCCACCTTTGTTGTTACCTTGGAAGGCAACCACCTTCATATGGGATAGCGtctgcaacacacacaaaattgGTTACGTTTGGAATTTACCAGGCTATGCAGATACTGACTAGACCAGCCTTTCTGCTTTTATCAGATACTTGCTTATCACAGTGATGAAGCACTACAAATTTCCCACAGAGATAAATGCTGTGAGAAGCTATGCAAGTCATAATTGCCCAATACCTTATTTCCATACTGCATCACGTGGCTGGTGTTGGTTTTGGCCTTTACGATCTTAAACTGTTTAGCCAATGTCTCAGTGCTCAGATCCTCCTATCAAATCAAACACAACatcatataaaacatattttaggaATATTATGTCTAGTATGAGTAGtgagtgtgtgatgtgtgtgtattcTAACCACGTCTGAGTCCTCCATCCAGTTGACGCTGTACCAGTCTCCCAGGTATGTGTCTCTGGCCTCATCGTAGTAACAGGCATACGAGGACTCATGAGTATTGGCTGCAGTCGTGGCATAAACTGAGACAGATCAAGGAACGATTGTTACTACTGTACGATTCACACACAGCATATGCAATGATGTGAGACAAACTCACCATTAATGTCAACTGGCAGGGGCTTCATCATAGAGCCAGACTCACAGGCCTCAATATACAAcaccatctgtgtgtgtgtgtgtgtgagagagagagagatgtttagAAGTCATGCTTCAGAGATCATTTTAGAATCAAATATTAATGAAAGAACATGTGTAACAGTCACCttcttgtattttttgttgGTATGCATGTACTTGATGGCAGCCATCATGTCATCAACATGAAGCTAAAAtaatgacagagacattgtATGATTAATATGATTAACGGttaaatgtaaaacatctgCATAAACTCACGGTCACATGTCAGTTATAGAAAAGTGAAACCATTTCACTTCAACCTCTCTAGAGACACAATTACTGTAAAGTTGTCAACGTAGCAACCTTCTGAGTCATCGTTTAATGTCAGCTGACCCATTGCTGACATTGCACGCAAAAGCCTAATCGTATTGTAAAGAAACACTAGTTCTCCGTTATGATGGACCCCAGCTTGAGAAAAAAGTtagagaacattttaaaaagcaaagtCGACCACCTTTTAAGCAAAGGTTTGGGatcattaaaaatatcttttttttaagcTTTCAGGTCCAATGTGTtatttttgggaggatctattgacatagacgcataatatacataactatgtcttcagagctGTATagctgtttttattaccttagaatgagccacttctatctacatacaccacgggtccgcttacatggaattctccatgttgtttctacagtagccctaaagagacaaactgctctacagagcgcgtttggtaaatacattatctccttcggcaaagaagtaaaaacgtgacaacatcttaatcCTGTTTCAGCTGCCATGATGGttcgaaaggaaggggtggagtcagtgagccattggttgcaatttgcaacttcACCGCTAGATTttccatacactggacctttaagattaACTACTGTATAGTTTAAATATTAGATTCGCGAAACAGATACATTTTCACAAGTGTTCTAAGATGTTTGGACCCCACTGTAATGTGTGTGCCAGAGGCTGAAAGGATCTGGCTCAGTGAAATGTGCACAGGAAGTGGAAAGTGCTTACATCATCATTAGGGAAGGCTAGCAGACCTGGTGCTCCGTGATcagtaaaatacacaaacacatgatcATTTGGACCACTGCCAGGAGGaagaaacacagaaaaacatgttgaAACATCACAAGACCTGTTGAACGGCATATCTGACTCAGCATGCACAAACAGatacacaaacattttatttgagatTTTACAGTAACTGAAGGAGGAAAACACTAAAATGCCACTTAAAGTGTACATAACTAGGGTTtctttaaggtcctactttggtttatttaagtttatgtacatagaatgtgtaaaaacactattatttcgtaataataggcagttattattactttaCTTCTTGactgttattcattcaccttcggatttacaacttggcagactgctttcAAACACggaaacattacacactgcatgaaatgtaattttcatgatctcatgttatgtactctttaagttaATTTACATACTAACATAAATGTTGCAGACACGCAAGCCACACACAACCCCAACTCTGTCGGTTGCTATGGTAACTTGCCTTTTCAGCACTTTCCCAGATCCTCCTTTCACAGCGGAGACATTGCCTGTCAACACGGCCAGGAAATTCTGAGGAGTCACATCCTGAATCACGAATACACAGCATAtcaataaattagggctgtgcaaaaatatcgatacatgtaactattgcaattttttttttcaatagtgtatcgatagtgatacctctactatcgatatttctttttaaatcatgtcatatacatacggccaaaagtaagtggaagcgagcatggcgaaagtaatggagtaatgaattatgtaaaataatgctgtttgtaagcttcgcaagtcatgacacaagtcacttggctacttcagtgcattagacaaaaagtttattaagaaaagtaacaatgacatttattgtgctttcacggatgtgacaccagcacatttacagcacggatgaaccaggggttttatactgcccatgttcattgttttaactgtaatgcaccacaacaaccaagtgacttgcgtgatccaccttattcccctgtgctacccacttgaggggtgcaatccacagtttgagaacccaaacctctgatctaaaggtccatgcatcacacatcatagccactctgcagaggtaagggatgtttttacacttatccttacagataacccccgctggtgcacagcatgttgtatttctagctctactttttacattttctatttaaagtattgcaatatatcgcaaatgttatcatatcgaaatacatagcaatatattgtatcgtgacccatctactGGGATATGTAttgtatcgggaggcacttgccaatacacagccctacaaTAAATGGATGACACACGGTTTATCATCAAATCTCAGATGTAGAAGTCGAACGACTCACATCACCAATGTAGTCCTTCAGCACTCCTTTGTAAACATCGGTTCCGTTGGGTCTGTTTATGACCACTCCTGGAGTAGGGTTACTGGACACAAATATAGTCATATGAAACTCTGTACTGTATGTTCGTGTTGTGATTTGAATTGTCATTGGATcatattaaaaaacacaacCCTATCTTTTTCTTAGGTTAAAGATTGACCATGACACCATGTGATTCATCCAAAGATTAAAAACCAATCGTCTTCCTTCATCAGTTAATAAACACTTGACctacataaataatttataacgATAAAATGTCACAgttgaaatgaaacatttattttcaaagccTACATTTTTAGACAAACACCTCATGGTACATTTTCCGCAATCTGGAATAATATAACCTTCATTCAAAATCCCAACAGTGATAAAAGAACAAAGCAACTTCCCAGGTCATGCATTATCTCTTCCAAAGCTCAAATGTGGGTTCTAAATGTTATCCAGGTTTTAATACCATTagttcagaaaaaaataaaggtaatgctCACTCAGGGGACTTTGCCAGATCATCATACATCATCACCACAATCTGCTCATCTGGAATTCCATTTTTGTGGATAATCTGATAGGCGTGGCAAACGTCAGCCTATCCATATACAAAAACAGAAGCATGTAACGCTATTATAGTTAGGACAACTAATACACAGTCATTCTAGTTGATGGAAAAATCCAATGCGCTCTCACCTGATGCCTGTAGTTGTACCAGCCATTGGATCCAGCCACAATGACAACCCAGTGCTTTCCATTTTCAGGCTGCTCGGCAGGAAAAGCGCTCACTGCCAGTCCCAAACTCAAGATGAGGCCAAAAATGCTTACTGTCAGTGGAGTCATGTCTGCAGTTTACTAATATAAGAATAACATGCACAGAATTAATTTCATACTTCCTTTAAAAGGCAACAAATTTGAATGCCTGATGTAACTATATAGCAGATACGTTTACATTTGTAATGcactattttttattcaacacatATTGCGTCAGTGCTATAGTATATACACTAAGCTTCTAAAGTCAGCCAATCACTTTGACATACAGTGTGTTATCTGTAGGTCAACAGATGTCCTTGGCTTTTACAGTCAGACTGAACTTTGAGTAAGACTGTTTACAGTAAGACTGAAACGGTCTTATCCTTTTGAGTTATACCAGAATAGAAACAAATAATTTCTCTGCTCTTTTTATCtttacaaataacattttttgtagGTTTTTCCTAGTGACCATGATGTTTATGGTATATTTCTGGGGAATGAGTGTCGTATTCCCTATATTCGAACAAGGAAATAAGGGCTATAATAACACCAGGCCATTTTATCTGTACTCGCgtacataaatatttattttcttccaGGCTATTGATTATACGCAACACAAGTAAAAGCTACAAACAATCTCCACAagcttattacaaaaataaaaacattaactgTTGATGTGCACTTACCTTTTGTTTTACGCACTGCCAGCATACATGACCCGCATCTACGGGACGCTTTTATTACTAGCGTTTTGCTTGAGGCGCATGCGCAGTATCCAAAACCTTGCAACGGACTCGCAGCGGCATCCAATCAGCGTTAAGCGTCTCGGCTCGCCAGccaatcatttttttcttatttccgCCTGGGCGGAGCTTCTACTGACCGCGTGACTGTTCGGTCATGTGCCATGAGTTTcgctagaaaacaaaacaacgaATCATTTACGAATATGAAATCAGTTTCAGGGTTACTTTTGTTGTGGTTTGTCAGTAATTTGACTAGTATGGTGTTTTACCATAAGGAAAGTTCCGGGGAAATGCCATTGGTGTGAGGGGATTTACTAACCAGTTTTAACCTCCAATTTTTTGGAGTTTCTCATAAAGAAGCTTTACAGTTGACACCTGTTCTAAAGATCTGGAGAATATTTGACTGCACATGATCAGGTCATCCGATTGTCATATGACCGctgtttcatttttacagtagtCATGAGAGAAATAGCATTGTCATGATACAACGCGTCTTCAAGGCAAGCAGCTGTATTTAGTGCTTTGTCTAATTTTGAGGTAGAAGCAGATCTGATACCTGTCGTGTTAAATTGGTCCATTGATTTCGGAGTTTCTTCCTCCAGCCACTACAATAATGTACACTTACTTAAATTTCATTGAGGAAGTAGCTATTAAACGGATTCAttcttaatttcattttttttagtttggaaattgatttcagtttttttagttTGAAATTTGATTTAATTAGGAGTTTATTTTAAGAAGTTACTTTTTTTGTGAGCATCACAACAAAGTTATTTTTAATTCTTTAAACTTGTTTCCTTTAgattaatattgaacatttttcttttttaactaGTTTTGCAGGTGTGCacatctgttaatatgtttgaaACTAAAAATTTCCCTCAAAATATTCTAATACATGACTTCCTGCTGTTCATAACTATATTAAAATCTTTAGCCATCTAACTCCTAACAGCAGAATTAGTCTATAAAAATTGCTTTCTTAAATTTAAGTAAAGTAAATTTATTATTCACTTATTTATATCCATTCTTTCAATGCATTAATTTAGAATCGTTTCATTTCTGTAAGaagtttataaaaatatttcaatatggATTATGGCAGCCTACACGCGTCACCACTAAAATCAAAGCATTACTGATCAGCTAACGCGCATTCATTCGTTCATCAATAAACATGTTAAGATAGAAATCCTCAGATGATCTCATCATGGATAGCAACCTTCACCCTCACATCACATGAATATGAGCTAAACTAAGATGAACTATGATTTATGAGAATGACATTGCACTTGCATTCATCATTCACTCATACAGTGTATTATACGCTAAATCGATGGttctttatatttatgcatcTTTATTTGTCCagtaaatgaaaaacaatataacaaaatgtaaatacaataataaatattCAAAGCCAAATCTttttacagacacacacacacatatatatatatatatattcatacatAACTACATGTGGTAAAAACCACCTCCGTCCTCAAGAAAAAATGGCAGAAATAGAATGTGTCTATGATTTCGCATTTATCATTCCAAAGGCATCGGTAACCATAGCGATTCAAACCGCATAGGAATAAATAATGTGTGATCTAAGAGAGTAGTGCACAGCTgcaaatcaaaaacaaaaaaaaaacacctcatAGTGCAAGTTAAAGTTTCTCATAACACCTGTCTCTGTTTTGAAATGTATCCTTAACAAAATATACGGGGATAAAGGTGGTCTGTATGAGATCCCATTGGATCATCTTCACCATCCTCATCCGTCTATCTTGGCAGCTATTAAACACAGTCTGACTCACTGCATTTCCAGGGCAACACTGCCCCTGACTTAATTTGgcagaaaatacaaaataaaactaaagtgTAGTTGCaataaaaaacgtttttctCTGTGTGTACTGTATCAAGCATGTCTCAATGTTCCCTGcgtgtttgcatgtgtttacAGACAGCTGATGAGATGCATAGAAACTTAAAGACAGAATGAGACCACTGCTGCTCATAAAGGAGAaacggagagagagaaaagtttACAGGAGCTGATCTCTCATGCAGCATATCCGAGAAACACGGAGCAAGGCAGCTTTCTGTCCGGATTTTAGCAAGTGTGCTTCTTGcagggtgtgtgtgtattttttcctTTTGCACAATTCCCTGGCTTCCTGCGCCCTGATCAGCAGCTGAGAAGGAGTGTGGATTGTTGTCCATCGGCACGTGCGGAGGCCTGACATTAAAAGCATGTGTGTCCTCACACCTCTGCCCCCAGTTCAATTACTCCAGTCTCAACAATAGGAACCAGTTTATCTTCCACCTGTACCAGCAGGATGGTTTTATCGATGTGAGATCGACTAACCGGGTCACGGCTGCAAGGCACCCAACGATGAACCACCTACAGatgagataaaaaaataatatattttgaaaaataatatgaaatggTAGAATGGGTGATGCACTCACGTGACCCTCCATGCCCTCTAGGGGGCACCACTCTCTCCAGAAGTTCCGTCCGGCTCTCAGTCTCATGCTCTCATCCGGCCACACAAGCTCCTTCCTCTTTGACTGATTCATCACATCCAACACCTGACTGACATCCACGATCTACACATACACCcataacaaaatacaaacattaaatcCAAACAACAAAATCCAGACGCACAAAAAGAGAAACAGCCAACCAGATGCTCACCTGCACTCTATAAGAGATGTCATCCCTCCTCAGACAGGACAGCGACGGATTGTGATGATGATGGTGGATGTGGTGAAGATGATGGTGGGGGTGAGGATGGCTGTCCGTCCCCAGCCCTAAGGCCTCGTTTCCCAGCAGGCCTGCGAGCGCGTGGGCGTGTCTTTTACAGGGAGGGATGGAGTGGGCGGACAGGGAACTGGAGGGGCCGGGCGGGTCGGAGGCAGCTGAAGCATTGGTGCCCAGGCGGAGTTGGAGGGAGGTGGGCAGCGTGCGGAGAGACAGCTGGCTGCTGGAGGATCGTCTGCAGGGCTCCAGACCCGTCACAGAGGTGCGGAGTGAAGACTGACGGCTGCTGCTGTGCCGATACGAGGACGACTGACTCACCACAGAAGCACGAGCGGGTGACTGTCGCACTAAACCAGACTGTACAGACTGAGAACTCTGACTCATACCTGGAGAGAAAGAGATTATTGTAGGTTACTTCAATTTACTTTGTTTCAGGCCATGACCCCAGCTACATAATCACAAAAGCTATAAACATCCATCACCTATATCCACAACATCCACCCACAGCACCCATCCATCACCTATATCCATCAGCAACATCCACCCATAACACCTGAGGAACCACCAAGAAACACCCTAGCATCCTTTCATAACATTTTAGGAGCTATAAAGCTTTCAAACTATGCAGAACTAATAACCTTTCGACTTTGATTCTTGCTTTAAATTGTCCATCTTGCatccaacaacaaaacattcaaGAGGTTTTCAACGTTCATACAACAAAATATCAGCATTCAAAACATTCAAAGTTTGTTTTCTGCACTAAAAGGGTTTTGCATATgctttgcaaaaatgtaatgcaaataAAGTGTCACAAATTATACAAAGGTTAAAAACCCAGGGAGGATTTGCAcatattaacacattttaatgaggCCTTGTCTGGGTAAACAATAACAATGTGTTTAGCCAGTACGAGTCATGTTTACCTAAAGAATGAGGTGTGTAAGCATGTAGTGCTGTAGGTCCTGAGCTGTGCTGGGAATCACTAGCTCCTGTCCCAGAATTCCCACTGCCACACGACAGACCGCCTGCATCACAATCTTCTACGTTCCCACCACTGTTACAGCCGGCACCGCAACCTTTACGCAGTCTACATAAAAAGAACAACACTGTtattacaatattaatataaataaaaatatgtttctcttATATTCACACACAAACCTGTGCCAAGTGTTAACAATGAAGTTTCTTATGTTGCTGATGCTGATTGGTCCACCCAGTACGTATCCCAGCTGTGGGTGTGTATTACAGTAAGAGGTTGTCAGGGGTGACACATAGATGGGGTATCCGATTGGCTGGTCGCAGGAAGAGTTGATCATGTTGCGTAGCGCTTGCTTGGCGTTCTGGATGCTTCCGCGCTCCGGGTTTCTGTTCCGCAAAAACACCAATTCCTGCTGCTGGCCCGCCCACAAGCCACGCACACACTCCTTATTCACCTgagaacacacaaaacaacaatttacacaatataaatattaaatggtCTTTTCCAATGCATAAAAACTATGCAAAGAgcgactctctctctttaaCCTCTTCCATTCTGTTCCTTCTACCTCACTTCCCTCCCTCACCTTTATGACCCTGAAGCTGAGGTAGCGTCTGTTAAGCATGATGATCTTATATTCGTTAGTTCCTTCATCCAACACGTGTCTGAGGGCGAGCAGAGAGGGAGAGTTGGACAGCACCGCACTGCGCCAGGCCGGGTCGCCCT comes from the Triplophysa rosa linkage group LG9, Trosa_1v2, whole genome shotgun sequence genome and includes:
- the lgmn gene encoding legumain, with product MTPLTVSIFGLILSLGLAVSAFPAEQPENGKHWVVIVAGSNGWYNYRHQADVCHAYQIIHKNGIPDEQIVVMMYDDLAKSPDNPTPGVVINRPNGTDVYKGVLKDYIGDDVTPQNFLAVLTGNVSAVKGGSGKVLKSGPNDHVFVYFTDHGAPGLLAFPNDDLHVDDMMAAIKYMHTNKKYKKMVLYIEACESGSMMKPLPVDINVYATTAANTHESSYACYYDEARDTYLGDWYSVNWMEDSDVEDLSTETLAKQFKIVKAKTNTSHVMQYGNKTLSHMKVVAFQGNNKGGVEMGEPVSLPVITEHDLMSSPDVPLAIMKRKLMKTNDIDAAHAHLQEIKAHLQVRELLANTMRKIVEHVVQEKEEAQNYLDGREDLTQYECYKTTVNHYKQHCFNWHQQEYEYALRHLYALVNMCEGGYQAKRITMAMDHVCYFRQ